A stretch of DNA from Juglans microcarpa x Juglans regia isolate MS1-56 chromosome 5D, Jm3101_v1.0, whole genome shotgun sequence:
ACATAGAGTTACATACAACCCAAAATGGTATGGTCATCGCCTAATAGGTAGCAGACCGATTACAGTTGGTCGCCCCTTTCCAAAAGGCTAAGTACAACTCAAAATAATGCATGGCTTCTACGAAAGAGACATGCCTCCATCTTTAGGGTTTGGGTGGGGTTGACTCTTCCTCCTTGGACATCACTCCTGGTTCTAactctgcatcaaagtctatggttcCAAGAGTGAAACTATAGGTAGGTTAGACACCCATGACAAAACCAgctaatgagagataatgctCTTGAGTATGTGATGAACAGTTCATGTAAATAGCAAAATGACACATATATGTATGCTTTGGCAAGGAATCACCCTATGAGGAGTTACCATCTTACACAATGTACTTTAAAGCATGAGTACTATTTAGGCGAGAATCACTCGTCGCTCCAGTAGGTCAAATCCATAAAATCATATCGATCTCACTTGGTACAACTGCCAACGCACAGAGATTCATCACATAGATATTCATCACACAGATGTTTTTGTCACCTAATGGGTAAATAGGGGATGGGTTGCTCCACTGCTCGACATTGCTAAAATCCCTTCTACCTGATCAACATCGTGCAAGCCAACTCGTCTGTATCCCAACGTAGGTAGACTCTCACACAAAGATAACATATTGCATCGGGAAATGTCTACCTGACCAACCAACTCGAAGACCCCAACATGTGATATGCCAAGGGATTATGCATCTCGACTATCAAGTGAGGTCAACACAATACTGCCCCACCCGAATCATTCACGGGGAATGTCTCTACCCATTTGAAGCTCATGGCGACCTCTTGCAAGAATAGGCATGAGAAACTTTGTCCCACCCCATGCAAATTGATGCACGGTACTCATACTCACACATATATAGATACACACACCAGGATCACgaataagtgaaaaaaaaatcaaacatattCAAAGTCTCGAAAAACAGGAGATGAACATAGGGTAAACATAATGATCcaaaatagatttatttatgtCAAAGAGTGGGAGGTTACAGAAAATGCAAATGCTTCTTACATAAAACATTTACGCCACATTCCCTAGTCCTTttttagaagctaacctacctcaCAACGTCGAGCTCACTACTCAATCGCATTGTTCCTTCCTTGCTCCTCTAAAGATTTCAGCTTCATGAGGTATCAGTTCTCTAAGATCATAAAAGATTTTGTCTCATGTCTAAATCCATTTTATAGAGTAGGACTTTCAAACGTCCTTCTAACACATCTTTCACTCCAGGTATACTTGAATAGGAGTCCTTTGGCTTTTATTGTGGCACCGTAGGATGACAGAGACAGATGATTAGAGCATAGTTCCTACTTCCCTACAACTTGCCAATACCTCAGTCTGTCCTTGAATGAGGGTCTTCCATGTGGTGTCGGGCCACACCTCTGGATTCAGATGATATAACACCCCAAGTCATAATCCTTCCAGCAGACCCACTTTGAATGTGACCTTTCAATTAGAGTGTGAGCTTCTGCGTACGATACTGCCACTCTTTTTATCATCTTCTGTGTTGTTCCAAAAAGTTCCCATATCTATCAGGATCTGTCCTTAATTGTTGCTCACCCCATGTGGGTAACCCTTGCTCACCTTGGGCGAGAGTAATCCTTGCTTGCCTTGGGCGAGTAACTCTTGTCTCATCAGATCCACTAGCCTCTTTAGCTCATTGTTCTCGCTTACATGGTGGGCAACTTTTCTAGCTCGCCTACCATGAAATGCACTTATCTCCACCTCATTCTAGGACATATCTACTAAGACATCTACAAGGTGCATGCTCGCTCCCGTATTGGACTAGTTGCATTTTGCAAGACTCGCATCAATTTTCTTTACCAACCAATGGATTGATATTTCTTGCCACTCAACCGCATTGGTGGTTGCCCCATTGCACTGGCGGAGCCCTCACATGTGTACTCTTAACAATAAAACCCAACTTGATTGGTGCCTTTGTTGTCGAATTAGTTCAAAGAAAAAAGTATAGTGTACCCATTGGTGTATTTGCTTGTAAAGCTTTCACTGATTCTACCAATATCAACTGCTACAGTTAAAATGCCATATATGCAATGAgtacaataaaaaatgaattgtgTAATTGAATGGATGATGGTTTGATAAATAAGTAGATGTAAAactgctttatttatttattttaattagacTTCATAGTTTATACTCACTCAAAATAAAAGTTCTGAGTAGAACAGACAAGGAGTATTACAACAGTCGAGCAGCAAAATTATTGGTACAAATATCGTCTTTCAAACCACGAACACGATATTCTCTACAAAACATAACCTCCATATCCAAACCACCATGCTCGATGAATTTATAGCTTCCCACTTCCTATTGGGCTGTTTCAAATCACTCGTTcttcttatttaatatcatcTTAGATTCAACTTCTCCACTGTAAGGTGCAACATGGTACGCATATTGCTGGAGAACAGAAAACACAACCATCTCCAAACATATCAACACATTCTGTATAGCTTCTTCAATGTGCTCCACGTCTAACCAAAAATGATGAGCTCGAATGATACCCATTGCAGCTAGTACTTCAAGCACAACTCCCTGCATTTGGTCAAATAGGGTAATTTGTGAATCAGTAACCAACTCtgtatataattatcatatttaaagaGGGCAATTCAAGAACGAGttagagggaaagaaagaaagataactgaaagaaaatgagagttGCATaagtatggaaaattttgaagaCAAAAAATAGCTGTCATTCGCCATTCAATGTATAAGTGGCATTTATGGCGATGCCAAGAACCATGAATCAAATCatagcctctttttttttttctttttttttttggtacataatcagaaaataacaattaatatatttaaagcaCGAAAAAGGTTAAAAGATACTGGATCTATACATGTCAATGGATGACACTAAAGCATAAGTTATTTAACTCCCTCAAGTTGTCAACTTGACCAAAAAATCCGAACTGATTAAATACcaacacgtttttttttttccaaatgatTTAGCATTATACAACCTGGAAAGAAGTCAAAGATCCATCAAAGTATAGGGCACTAAATCAGCCATAGAAGACATATTGACTCTTTAAAGAATCTCTACGCAGTCCTAATCAATGTAAGCCATCCAAAAATAACTTGGGGTGGTAGTCTCCAAGAAAAATGTACCCAGCTAACAAGAACTCTGCCTAAAGTacaaaaagatattaaaagGAAAAGGTGAAGAACTTGAGTGCCCAAATTGGCAGCGTTTAATCACTTACCGATACAACCAACTGGAAATTTATGCagtgcaaaatatatttatttgtccATGAAAGTTCAGATGGCTAGAACAACCTACTCAAGTTATCTTAATCATCATGAGCTTCATGATTGAATTCGTCTGAAAAAGATCCGTATAATTTTGGTCTTTTGCTTTTACGTCTAGAAGAGGTCCATTCTAggaatattaaaaagttaataagGTTTCTTCTATAGGGACTGAAGAAGCCTAGTGTCTTTATGCCCAGCCTATTATGCAGTGAGAGGTGCTGTAATTTCCTGAGCACTGGTGTTTTGATTGTTGTTGCTTTTGGGGGTTCTGCCGTGGCCTTCGTGCCCATCATAAGTCTGTATTGGGTTCTGTTATATCCtaacaaggttttttttttttttttttttttttttcgccaataaataaaaatgaacagATTGAGAAACCTTACCTGCCAAAAGCAGAAGAAGACAATCCCCTTGATGCACAGAAACTTTGCAAGTGGCTTGTGTGGTTCAAGTTCCTTTGCAAACACATGGTAAAAGACAACTAGAGAATATAAGGCTAGTGAAACTGAAATGTTGAGAATGAAAGTGAATGTCCAGCTCAACCAACTGGGGTACATGCCAAGTATTTGTAGTGTTATCATCAAGATAGAACAAAGCGGACGGATGATGACAAACTGCCACGTCCAATATTTGAGGAGCTTAAGGGTACGGTGATCCAGTCGCACAACATGAGGCTGCAGTTTTCATACCCAGAGCATGTTAATTATCTCAGATAGCgaacaacaaaaaaagaaaattcctaCAAGAGTTAACGAAAATAAACTGAAGGAAATAGATGCGTGATAATTTTCATTACACCCTGACTCAAAAAAAGGttataaatactaaaatagtccCTATATTTTGGCTTTTGGACAGATGGATccctatattttaattttgaactttataatctcattttaaggaaaaaaaaaaattaaaaagtcacCTGGCTCTCCATCCAGGCttagttttttttccccccttaaAATGAgcttttaattctattttacaAATGTCACTCCATCATTGGGGATGATGGtatatttagagaaatgatatttacagttgtgGAGTGCGTAAGCACCAtgcaatcttttttaaaaaagtgagtaaatatgggaccacatgaaaaaaaattaattttttaatagtagaccctactctttttcaaaatgattgtacagTATTTCTGCACTCCACggttgtatatagcattactcgtaTATTTAACAGAGTAGTAGATTTTCCTAACGGAAAGATCAAAATGATCAATGTTGGAAATATATGAGTAAAAAGTTCATCAAAACTAGAGTATAGAGACCAATCTGTCCAAAAGGCAAATTACATGgaatattttagtatttgaCCCTTAAAATAATCCAGCCGACATACTTCAGTCCCTCCCTAACCAAGTTTTGGAGGAGTTTATGATGAAATATCAACATGTTATTGGAAAACATAACTGCTCACTTGGCATACCCATGATAAGAATTAAAATCCATTTGATCACTCTGCTGGACCCTATTTGTAATCCCATAGCAATAAAAAATCCAGAACATTGACCAAGTATAAAATATTTCCCACCTGGAAAAAAGTCAT
This window harbors:
- the LOC121264043 gene encoding transmembrane protein 184C-like; this translates as MDISTMNPGQLTHFGSGFCVMLTMHFTVQLLSQHLFYWKNPKEQKAIIIIILMAPIYAIDAFVGLLDIRGSKAFFMFLDSIKECYEALVIAKFLALMYSYLNISISKNIVPDSIKGREIHHSFPMTFFQPHVVRLDHRTLKLLKYWTWQFVIIRPLCSILMITLQILGMYPSWLSWTFTFILNISVSLALYSLVVFYHVFAKELEPHKPLAKFLCIKGIVFFCFWQGVVLEVLAAMGIIRAHHFWLDVEHIEEAIQNVLICLEMVVFSVLQQYAYHVAPYSGEVESKMILNKKNE